ATTGATAAACAGAGGGAGACGGTTGAAGGTGCACACAGACTGCTATACTCTGGCGGTGACAATAGGTGAAGCATGGATAAGTCGATTGCCAAAGGTCTGAGCGACAAACTATATGAAAAACGGAAGGCTGCTGCCTTGGAGTTAGAAAAGTTGGTTAAACAATGTGTCTTGGAGGGTGATTATGATCGCATTGACAAGATAATAGACGAATTGTGCAGGGACTACGCATATGCATTGCATCAGCCCATGGCCAGGAATGCAGGATTAATGGGGTTGGCCGCGACCGCAATTGCTCTGGGAATAAACGATGTTGGCCGCTACTTACGAAACATCCTTCCTCCAGTGCTAGCGTGTTTTGGTGATCAGAATGATCAAGTAAGGTTCTATGCATGCGAGAGTTTATATAACATTGCGAAGATTGCCAAGGGTGAAATTTTGGTTTACTTCAATGAAATCTTCGATGTGCTTTGTAAAATCAGTGCTGATACAGAGAACTCAGTCCGAGGGGCAGCTGAATTACTAGATCGTTTGATCAAAGACATTGTTGCAGAAAGAGCGTCTAATTATATAAGCATTGTGAATAATGGTTCTCATGGTTTACTTCCAGCCATAAAAACGGACCCGATTAGTGGTGACGTTTACCAAGAGGAATATGAACAAGACAATCAACTGGCGTTTTCCCTACCGAAGTTCATTCCTTTGCTGACTGAGAGAATCTATGCAATCAATCCTGATACCCGTGTGTTCTTGGTTGACTGGTTGAAAGTCTTACTCAATACACCTGGATTAGAGCTCATATCGTATTTGCCATCCTTTCTTGGGGGGTTGTTCACTTTCCTAGGTGACTCTCACAAAGATGTAAGAACAGTTACTCATACTCTTATGGACTCACTATTACATGAAGTCGATCGTATCTCAAAATTGCAGactgaaataaaaattaataGACTGGAGAGGCTGAAGATACTTGAAGATAAATACAATAACAATTCCACTCCAACTAAAAAAGCCGATGGCGCACTCattgctgaaaagaagaaaacattgaTGACTGCATTGGGCGGGCTATCTAAGCCGGTAAGTATCGAAACTGATGGAAGCGTATCAAGCACAAATGAATCAAATGATGAAAGGCACCAAAATAACCAGGAACAGTTATTGGATAGCGAGGCATCTAGCCAAGAACCACTTCGTGATGGCGAAGAATACATACCTGGCCAAGACATCAATCTAAATTTTCCAGAAGTCATTACAGTTTTGGTGAACAACCTAGCGTCTTCAGAGGCAGAGATTCAATTGATCGCATTGCACTGGATACAAGTCATTTTATCTATTTCACCGGACGTCTTTATTCCATTTCTCTCCAAAATACTTTCTGTTCTGTTAAAACTATTGAGCGACTCAGATCCACACATTACTGAAATTGCTCAACTTGTCAACAATCAATTACTGTCACTATGCAGCTCATATGCAAGCAAAGAAACGGATGGCAAAATCGCTTATGGTCCCATTGTTAATAGTCTGACACTGCAGTTTTTTGACAGTAGGATTGACGCCAAGATTGCCTGTTTGGATTGGCTTATCTTGATTTACCACAAGGCTCCaaaccaaattttgaaacatAATGATAGCATGTTCTTAACTTTATTGAAGTCCTTATCCAATAGGGACACGGTTTTGATTGAGAAAGCTTTAAGCCTTTTGCAGAGCTTATGTTCGGACTCGAATGATAATTATTTGCGCCAGTTTCTCCAGGATTTATTAACCCTATTCAAGAGAGATACCAAATTGGTGAAAACTAGGGCAAACTATATCATGAGACAAATATCTTCGCGCCTATCACCAGAACGTGTTTATAAAGTAATGTCTATTATATTGGATAATTATAGTGACATTACATTTGTGAAAATGATGATTCAGATTTTAAGTACGAACCTAATAACATCGCCCGAAATGTCCTCATTGAGGAATAAACTCAGGACTTGCGAGGATGGCATGTTTTTCAACAGCTTATTCAAATCTTGGTGTCCTAACCCTGTGTCAGTGATATCGCTGTGCTTTGTTGCGGAAAACTATGAGCTAGCTTACTCGGTAATACAAACATATGCGAATTATGAAttaaaattgaatgatttGGTGCAATTAGATATCTTGATACAGTTGTTCGAATCACCAGTTTTCACAAGAATGAGATTGCAACTTTTAGAGCAACAAAAGTATCCATATTTGCATAAATGCCTTTTCGGTATACTAATGATCATACCGCAATCGAAGGCATTTGAAACATTGAATAGGAGACTGAATAGCCTAAACATATGGACATCTCAATCATATGTGATGAACAGTTACGCAAAACAAAGAGATAACACTAACTTCTGCGATTCTAATTCAGATATCTCACAAAGGTCCGTAAGCCAAAGTAAACTACACTTCCAAGAACTAATAGATCATTTCAAAGCCActtctgatgaagaagagtaCCCTTCTGATATGATAAAACTCGACCATGGGGCTAATAACAAATCACTTCTACTTGGAAATTTCATTGACGGTATCGATGAAgataaacaagaaatagtCTCTCCAATGTCCCCTATGAATGAGGCAATTAACGAAGAAATGGAATCTCCCAATGATAGTAGTTCGGTAATATTAAAGGATTCTAATAGTCTACCATTTAATTCAAACATGTCTgataaatcaaaaaaataagttGCTTTTGTGTGATTAAAAGTACCATGCTTAAAGTCGAAATGATACATTACATAAATAGGCATATAAATAAGTACTTGAACATATATTCGATTGAGGCACATAAGTGGATTTATTGCAACAGTTCGTCCCTGTAGTGTGTTTGGAAGTTGACCCTTTTGATATCACGGCGGATCTGCGTATTTATGGCAGTTTTCTCCAATTGttgcattttcttcatgCCCTTCTTGTATTGCTTTTCAGTGACACCACTAATCATCCTCCTGTCGGCGGCGGTAACAGTTCTTCTGCTCTCATCGGGATTTGATTGGGAGGGTAAATTTTGTCTGTAGTATCTCTGTCCTGCACGGTGACCTAGTCTTGCGCCCGTTGGTAAAGTAAGTTCCAAACCTGATTCGTCAATGGAAACAGTAGTATAATTTGCATTAATATCGTTATCGCTCAGAATCAACGTAGTATCCACTTCGGCATCTTCCTCATAGTCCTTTGCCTCATGATCCGTAGAAGGCTCTGGTATGCCTGCTGTACCGCACTGAGTCTCCTCATCGATAGAACGATCATCATACGTGAAATCGTAAAATGGGGCGAACAATTGACGCTCCTCCTTTGTTTCGTACGGTAGCCTACAATGGCGCTTAGAACTCATGTGCGCTCTTATACTTTCTAAACCAGAGCCGTGAAAGTTACAACATAAACAGTTATGTTCTATAACaatcatttttattaaGAATTCTAATAAACCATTTAAATCAATCAAATAGGATCTTTCAGGTATGAAAAGACCGTGTTCGTTAAACATGTGTTTAACATTCCTTTCAACTTCTTTGCTATTTTTCCCGCAATATATACATTCGGTGATAGATATCTTTTCAGCTTCTTTGTTATCTATGGGTCTGTCGGCGGTGTCTAAATCCTCATCACTAGTAGCATCATAATTAGAGTCGCTTGTGAAACCATATTCAGAAACAGTATCTTCACCGTAATCTGTGTTTGTATTTTCAGTTCTTACGGTCAGGTTAGACAACTGCGAAGATATTGATCCAGAAGGAGAAACGGACCTagcttttttctctttagCAACGTCATCcttgtcatttttcttcagcaaGTTTGCACCAACATTCCTTCCTCTTTTCGACTTGATTggctttttctgtttcgCAGATAATGCACTATGTTGGCTACTTTGATTAACGATAGGTTTCAAAACGGGAAAGCCGAACTCATCGACTTGGTTTTCAGcttgttccttttcagaaatttgcaatttttcagcAAACTGTTCCGCGCCAATAGGTTGAAGGTTGGCAATTCTTCTCTTCAAATTGTATCTGTGCCATTCAGTCTTCATGTGATACCTCTGCAAATCACTGGTTTTGAACTGGATAACACAACAATTACATGTAAAAATAGCGGAGCTCATCTTTCTAAAATACGATAAAAGGATGTCTTGGGGTTTTGAAAGCACCTGAGAATATTATAACtgttgcttttcttttgaatatcaGAACATCTAAACTATTTATTCTCTTTCCTCAGTGGCAATTTTATAAAACctttaatgaaaaagacAACGACTGAATAACATCTGTACATCTTTCACACCCACACATCATGATCATGATTTAATACTAAAGAATAGAATTTGTGCTTTTCTCCCGGGCGCCTTTCTAAAAAGTTTCACGCAAATGCGAAGTAGCGGATCTTTGCTAGAGCATTGTATGAGGATGTAGTACCTGGTAGGCCACCCTATGGGATACCACGCAACAGCTATGGAAATGGTGAATAACGCATTATACATTTAATTAACGGTGATTTAGTGCGCAcatttggatttttcttaattttAAGAATAAGCTGTAATACCACGAACAAAAGTGTAAATTAGGGTATGTACAAAGCACTATATGGAGAAGAGAATTGCGAGGTACTAGAGCACCAACAGTAATGATTAAGAGCTAAAACGACCGAAACTAGCAgaaacaatgaaaacatAAGCAATTTAGAGTTATTCAATCATAAAATGGGAAGTGATAAGGGAAACCACTTAATCTTGACCTATAAATCCCATCATTAAAACAAGAGACAAGAGAAGAGCGAGCCCGGCGATTTGATACATATTTTGCTATAATAAGAAGCAACCGAAAACATTTCATCAGGACAGAATCAATACAAAATGGGTACGAAAGCATAATTAGTGCAGAGTATTGCCCAAAAAAAGGTCAGAATTGCTACTTTTCCGCAAGATCAACATATTTTCCCCGCATAAAGGACTTATAGACAGCAAGAATCTCACACAATTTCTTCCAGTTAACAACTCAGTCAAGACCCAATAATACTAACAAACACATTTTCATAATTACAGTTAAAAATGGCTCACGAAAACGTCTGGTTCTCTCACCCAAGAAGATACGGTAAAGGCTCCCGTCAATGTCGTGTCTGTTCTTCCCACATTGGTTTAATCAGAAAGTACGACTTGAACATCTGTCGTCAATGCTTCAGAGAAAGAGCTAACGACATTGGTTTCAACAAATACAGATAAGCGACCATAAATAAACTCCAATGAATATATAAGTactacatatatatatttcttaATCGCTTTTGTACTTCTGTGTTACTTTCAGAGCTGCGGAATTTGTTCAAACCCAAGTGTTACTAAGATGTTCAGTTGAATCACCTATACATCGAAGTTCGCGGTCCACGTTTGTTATTCCTAAATTGGTTTATGGACTATTTTCATACCCTAAGTTTCTTACTTTTAAAATGCCATTACCCGAAGGGGAGAATTTACATccatcaaaaattttataaGTGTATAAAAAGGGAAGAATATTAAACATAACTAAGAGCTTCTAATTTATCTaccgtttttctttgatattattttttaagaagggtgaatcaaaaaatttattttttacaCGGAAACAATGCCACAGTTGACTGAACCTGTCTTCCAACAGAAGTTAATTGCCAGTGTTTCAaacaagatttgaaatacGAGTTTCCAAGaacaattttttaataatgGACAGGATAGGAAGTCCGATTTCTGTGTAGTCTCAAGCGAGGCGATAGAATTGGGATGTCGAAGAAAGTCTACATTACTCTTATACTACATAATCGTTTCTCTTGTCGTTACTGTTATAATCAAGAAAGTTATAAAGATTGAATCTGACTTCTCTGGTGggttttatatttttgagtCGGACAATGGTCCCTTATATTTAAAACATGGTGAGGAGgaatcttttgaaactaaAAGTGATGAATTACTATAAAAACGTATAAGTACATTTCCCGAAAGACTTCACTTCCTTCGAGtttctatttcttctttaactTGCCTCTACTTTTCAGCTTGAGCAGGTGCAGTAAcctcaaaatttttcattggttGACGAACAGGAGCAACAAATAGTGTCGATTTGAATGAACCGACATCTTCGATCAACTGGCCACTTGGATATTTAGCGGCCTCCAGTTCACTTTCATCGAGctctttgttttccacTTGTGACTTCAAATGAAGAATTAATTTTGATGCGTTCTCACCCATTATGTAACTTTCATAGAAGTCTATTATTTGTTGCTTTGTGATATCGGCAACTAGCTTAGCCTTCTTTTGACGATGAGTGAAATTGTAGTCACCTAAATAAATCGCTGCTGTATATCTGGCGCTTTCTTCACTcatgtttttgaatttctgCAATAGACTGTTGCATAATGCTTCTTTATGCTTGTCAAAGTCTTCCTGCGTcatatctttcaaaatttgacCAAATGTTTCATAAAAGTTATTTATTCTCCACTCTAAGTAAGGGGTGGTATGTTCTGATTGAATTAAGATCCTGATATTTGCCGTACCGTGGTTGTTCAAGCTCGAACTGAAAACAACATAGCCCAATTGCTCTTTTGTCCTTAAAGTATCAAAACATGGTTCATGAATCAACTGTGCGAACAGTCCACTCAAGGCAGACAGCTCCTCCGAATAAACATCCAATTGTGTGACATGTTGAATACAAGAGTTAACATTCTTCGgatctttcaaatctgtTTCAAATCTAAAGCTTTTACCCTTTGGAAGTAAATAAGATCTCAAGCGGTTGTTTGAGACTTGCAAATTATCAATGTTATTTGTAATCAATGACTTAATCAAAGAGTCCACTTCCATTGCTTCTTCATGCTTAACATTACCATGAAccaaagtttcaaaaaacacGCCTTCATAGATAGTCGGTATGAAGCTAGTCAGTTGCTCAAATGTCAATTTTTCGAAAACTTCCAGTTTTTCTGCAGTTGACCACGAACGTTCGTTTATTAATGAGTTATAGTAGTTTGACATTTGCGAATAGGGAACTTCATataacaaatttttcaaatgacGAATGGTCTTAtccttcaaaatttcaaaacgATCCTTTTTCGGTTCAAAAGAGACAACTCCTTGCAAGAATCTTGTTAGTAAAACGAtcagtttttcattaaacCCGGACGCAGTGATATCGAGACCTTGATTAGTCTTGACAAATGAAATACGAAGATCAGCACAAGCAGCATCATACTGTAGATCTTTCAATGCATCATTGATCATTTGGATGTATAAAGTGGACAGCATACTATTGATGACACTCGCATGCGTATGGGGCAATTTGAATGTCAAATAAATATACCCCCTTGGTTGCCAGAATCGGTCATCTTTCTTATACCATAATCTGCTCATCCCATTGGATAACAATAACATAGGTTCATCTATTGGCTTTACGTCATCTAATTTATCAACTTTAAAATTCGTCGAGACAAATTCATTTGGACGTGGTAAATTCAGCGCCGGGTTTAAACCTGGTGACTTAATGTCCTTTAACAAATCTTCCGGATAGTCTAATATCTTGTAGTTAGTTCCGTACCACTTTTCGCTGGAATCAGTGTCTAAACCTCTTGAAATTAACGTGACACGAGAATTTTCTGGGATCAATGCGTCTGTGTACTGAGTGATTAAATCTGGCTCATATTCAGTTAATAAACCCATGGCtaaaattttatcaacaGGAATATAATCTCTTTCCAAGAGTTTTGCCAAAGACGAAACAGTGGAAGAAGGGTTACCGGCTTGCTTGAACTTGAAAGTGGCATTAGAAATATCTTGTAGTTCGGTAAATATCCATTTTTGGGGTAgcgaatttttcaacatcccAATATACTGAAAGATCAAGACAATGACATCTCGATAATGTGTCAACCCATCATCAGTCAAATCGATGTCTATCGCAAAAAAAGCGTTTCCTTTGGAGACGGTGTGTCCACCAGCAGACAGCTCATTAGCCCAGcctaattttttcagatgtGCTAACAAAGAACCAGAGCCTTCATGGCCGATTAAATGACTCAATATTCTTGGTGGCTTGGATTTCCAATGCTCTTCCAAATCAGGTACAGTGAACGAAATTTCTAGTTTCTTCAGATCTTTCACAGGGTTGACctgaattattttttgtaaatgtTCAGGTTGCATAATAGATTCTGCGTAGTGAGGCACTTCACGGTCGTTATTGGAAACGTCTTTGAACAGATTGCAGGTCCATTCGGATAAGGTGTCTAGGTCTTCCCTACCAAGAATACAAAGCTTCATTATGTTGGCGGAATAAAAGTCTTTATGGAATTTGAGCAACTCATCTCTGATGTTTAGCCCATTTTCCTTGGGCGATTCACCCAAAGTCTCGATATTCCCCGTGGAAAATTTATGATAAGGGTGGTTCGGGTTCGTTAGAGACTTGTCCAATTGGTAGATTCTCCAGATATCGTTCTGTaagtttttcttattttcgCTGTTAACAGCattgatttctttatctGTAGACTCCTTCTTGAAAAGGGGGCACGAGAAAAACCCTGAGAATCTGTCCAACGCACCAAGCAGATGTTGATGGTTGACTTCAAAGAAGTAATTCGTGTTCTGTGACGCGGTGTAGGCATTGGACGAGCCACCATGCTTACTCAGATAACTCGaatattcattttcatcagGAAATTTCTCAGAACCCATGAACAAAAGATGCTCGCAGAAATGGGCCAAACCGGGCAGGTTTTCTGGGTCTTCAAAGGCACCGATGTTAACGTCCAACGAAGCAGCTGCTTTATCAGCCTTAGGGTCCTGGATTAACAGGGCCTTCAACTTATTGGGCAACTCAATGAACCTGTACGATCTGTCGTCCAAGTCCGGTTTTAAAAACTCCAGATCAAACGTCTTGAAATTGGTAGTCATCCTGTAAGGGGTTGCAGTATAGTAGCGAGGTGTACACGTGAGCGGTTTAAAGCGTCTTACAATGGAACCTAGAGCGATTGGTGCGAAACGAACCAATTGAGAGAGGGGCGGTCTAGAAAGAAGtacagaagaagaggtcAAAAGAGCTATGCCCATGCAGAGCAGTATCGATATGAGCAAGAATGAAGTCTTCCGAAtgattgattttgtttACTAGTTATGCCCATTTTTCCCTGATTCATACTAAAAGGGAAAGAACGAAGGCCTCGAAGTGAAAATTTCAACACCACTAAAGGCACGCGCGTGCGATTCTCTAGCCCAACAGAGGCGAAACAGCCTTGGCTACAAACCATAGGGCCCGAGGGAGGGGTGCTCAATGGGCACAGTCAAACCACTTCTAACCACGCCAGAACCCGTTTCCGGCATAGCAAGACTAAAGACAGAATGGTATGACGCCTCTCTCTTCCTGGCTCTTATCCACATATCCCTTTGTGAAGCGTGCGCCATACTAGGCGGCGCCTTTGTCCAGCCATTGCGCACCGCTAGGGGGAAAAACTGATCAAGCAAGAAGCCAATTACAGCACAACACATTACAGTTGGTTAGGCAGCAGGGGaaaacacacacacacacacacacacacacgcTACAAGCAGACTACATTATGCGGAAGAACACGTTAGATATGGTCAGTGTCGGGATCGTGTGTCTCGTGGGGATCTACACAGGCACGAAGTTCTTTGAGCCCATCGTGATCGATAGATTGCGCAAGGACGGGAACCTGAGATCGGACGTTCCCATCCCGGACTATGATAGGGATGGGAACTTGGTGATGCCCCCACCGCCTACACCGCCTGCACAATCGCCACCACCGGAACAATGATCAGTTACATATGTTTATATCTGTCTAAACCTGTATATACCATACCACccaatataaatataaagtCACCATTGCATTAGAAAAGCACGTGTGTCACCCGCCCGCCTACTATTAATAGAAGCAGGAGACCCATGCACCGCACTGTTTCGGACCcgctgtttcttttttggttttatcAGTTAGTTTTTCACGGAATTTTTCACCGTTTATAAACAGTTTCGAACTTATAAACACAGGGATAATAAACAGATTCGAATAGTCGCTGTTCACACCTCACCAAAGCTACCGCACTCCTACACTCGTTAAATATAATCATGCGTACCAACACTCTATTGTCTTCCGTCATCTCTTTGGCTTTGTTGTCCAACGAAGTTTTAGCAACTCCTCCAGCCTGTTTGTTGGCTTGTGTTGCTCAAGTTAGCAAATCCTCCTCCACATGTGACACTTTGAACCaagtttcttgtttctgtGAACACGAAAACTCCGCCATCAAGAAGTGTTTGGACTCCATTTGTCCAAACAACGATGCCGATGCTGCTTACACCGCTTTCAAGAGCTCTTGTTCCGAACAAAATGCTTCTTTGGATGACTCTAGCAGCAGTGCTTCCTCTTCTGCTTCCTCATCCAGCAAAGCTTCATCCTCTAGCAAGGCCTCCTCCTCTAGCAAGGCCTCCTCCTCCGCCTCCTCCTCCGCCTCCTCTTCTATCAAggcctcttcttcatcatcttccgTCAAGGCTTCTTCCTCTGAACAAGCCTCTTCTACCGAACAAGTCTCTTCCTCCAAGGCTTCCTCTACCGAACAATTTTCCTCTAGCACCGGAAAGGCTTCTACCACTGCTttctcatcttcttccattGTGTCTAAGGTCCCAGTTACTTCTGGTAACTCAACTTCTACCGCCATCATCTCCACTTTCTCCGAAGGTTCTGGTAACGTCTTAGAAGCTGGTAAGTCTGCTTTcattgctgctgttgccgCTTTGTTGATTTGATTCTATTGATTATATCACTTTCTTCCTATTGACGTAAGATATTTATCttccatattttttattttatccCTTTCAGACATGATAAGGATAGTTTTATTGCTTTAAAAACATTCTAAACCTCCTCTTTCTTTCGTTATGTTTCACTTataacttttcttcttttcaaaaaagcaaataaaagtatatacctatatattaaatgaaaaccaaaaaaattaatcaGTCATTATTTTAGAGTCTAGtgatttgttttcactCATATATATGAAATCGTGATTATACAGAAATTTTTACAGTGCTTAAGTCGCCATCTCCGTATACGTTGGTGGCGGCACATATCTAGGCGGTATTTCAGCCTCAACATGCTCTCGTATTTGACAAAATACTTGAACCGGGTTGATATTTACTTCAGATTGCTTCCTaattccattaatttccCATTCGATCAATAGTTGGAAACTaaatattctctttatCGTGCATGTTTTAAAACTATAAAGTCTATTCCCACGGTGCCTGTAATCCTCCTCGTTAAACACCAGCTTTCTTAAAATAGGATGATCCCTCAATCGTAACTCACACTCAAACACGGAACCATCAGAACTCTCCCGTATTTCATTCAAGTTCAGAAGGGGCTTATTGGATTTAGGCTGATTCAAATCAAGTTCAATCAGTTTCAAAGATGAATAGTTCCCGTTTGCTATTCCCTGTGATAAATAAGTTGTTGTTTCTAACAAATTTAGCTGTATTCTTCGTGGTACAATTTGCATCTTGCTCAAACTTGATATATTCCCTTCCATGACTAGGAATACCTTGTCAAAATTTTGGCTGCCGGATCGAAATAAATAATCCTTTCTGTATATCTGCTTTAAATCTCGACTTCTCACTTCCACCCTCATACTACTTTCACCATCAGGTAGCCCCATTTGATACGGACATGAGAAAACTCTCATACCATTCGCCATGCGAGAAGGCTGCCTCGTCGATGTTGCTGATGATGTGGGCCTTGTCCTTATATCCCCGTCTTGTATCAAAATAGAGTTGGCTTGAGAGAAATTCCTATCACTCTTTATATACCCGACTCCGTTAACAACTTTTACATCTTTTGAAGGAACTTTCAGGCTTGAGTTATTGAAAAGCTCATTATTCATTGATGTACCGTTAAATTCATTGTTATTACTCAAACCagcaacttcttcatcattatcttcatcgGGTTCTATAATAAGGTTCTTCGGATCAGGTATAAATTCAAATGTTTCGATTTCCCTGATTAATCTGTGGAACGGTTTAAACCAAGATGCTGCCTTTCCCAACTCTATTTGCACCTGTACCATATAAATGACCTTTCCAAACGcataaaaatatag
This DNA window, taken from Saccharomyces eubayanus strain FM1318 chromosome XII, whole genome shotgun sequence, encodes the following:
- the VAC14 gene encoding Vac14p yields the protein MDKSIAKGLSDKLYEKRKAAALELEKLVKQCVLEGDYDRIDKIIDELCRDYAYALHQPMARNAGLMGLAATAIALGINDVGRYLRNILPPVLACFGDQNDQVRFYACESLYNIAKIAKGEILVYFNEIFDVLCKISADTENSVRGAAELLDRLIKDIVAERASNYISIVNNGSHGLLPAIKTDPISGDVYQEEYEQDNQLAFSLPKFIPLLTERIYAINPDTRVFLVDWLKVLLNTPGLELISYLPSFLGGLFTFLGDSHKDVRTVTHTLMDSLLHEVDRISKLQTEIKINRLERLKILEDKYNNNSTPTKKADGALIAEKKKTLMTALGGLSKPVSIETDGSVSSTNESNDERHQNNQEQLLDSEASSQEPLRDGEEYIPGQDINLNFPEVITVLVNNLASSEAEIQLIALHWIQVILSISPDVFIPFLSKILSVLLKLLSDSDPHITEIAQLVNNQLLSLCSSYASKETDGKIAYGPIVNSLTLQFFDSRIDAKIACLDWLILIYHKAPNQILKHNDSMFLTLLKSLSNRDTVLIEKALSLLQSLCSDSNDNYLRQFLQDLLTLFKRDTKLVKTRANYIMRQISSRLSPERVYKVMSIILDNYSDITFVKMMIQILSTNLITSPEMSSLRNKLRTCEDGMFFNSLFKSWCPNPVSVISLCFVAENYELAYSVIQTYANYELKLNDLVQLDILIQLFESPVFTRMRLQLLEQQKYPYLHKCLFGILMIIPQSKAFETLNRRLNSLNIWTSQSYVMNSYAKQRDNTNFCDSNSDISQRSVSQSKLHFQELIDHFKATSDEEEYPSDMIKLDHGANNKSLLLGNFIDGIDEDKQEIVSPMSPMNEAINEEMESPNDSSSVILKDSNSLPFNSNMSDKSKK
- the REH1 gene encoding Reh1p gives rise to the protein MSSAIFTCNCCVIQFKTSDLQRYHMKTEWHRYNLKRRIANLQPIGAEQFAEKLQISEKEQAENQVDEFGFPVLKPIVNQSSQHSALSAKQKKPIKSKRGRNVGANLLKKNDKDDVAKEKKARSVSPSGSISSQLSNLTVRTENTNTDYGEDTVSEYGFTSDSNYDATSDEDLDTADRPIDNKEAEKISITECIYCGKNSKEVERNVKHMFNEHGLFIPERSYLIDLNGLLEFLIKMIVIEHNCLCCNFHGSGLESIRAHMSSKRHCRLPYETKEERQLFAPFYDFTYDDRSIDEETQCGTAGIPEPSTDHEAKDYEEDAEVDTTLILSDNDINANYTTVSIDESGLELTLPTGARLGHRAGQRYYRQNLPSQSNPDESRRTVTAADRRMISGVTEKQYKKGMKKMQQLEKTAINTQIRRDIKRVNFQTHYRDELLQ
- the RPS29A gene encoding 40S ribosomal protein uS14: MAHENVWFSHPRRYGKGSRQCRVCSSHIGLIRKYDLNICRQCFRERANDIGFNKYR
- the STE23 gene encoding metalloendopeptidase; the protein is MGIALLTSSSVLLSRPPLSQLVRFAPIALGSIVRRFKPLTCTPRYYTATPYRMTTNFKTFDLEFLKPDLDDRSYRFIELPNKLKALLIQDPKADKAAASLDVNIGAFEDPENLPGLAHFCEHLLFMGSEKFPDENEYSSYLSKHGGSSNAYTASQNTNYFFEVNHQHLLGALDRFSGFFSCPLFKKESTDKEINAVNSENKKNLQNDIWRIYQLDKSLTNPNHPYHKFSTGNIETLGESPKENGLNIRDELLKFHKDFYSANIMKLCILGREDLDTLSEWTCNLFKDVSNNDREVPHYAESIMQPEHLQKIIQVNPVKDLKKLEISFTVPDLEEHWKSKPPRILSHLIGHEGSGSLLAHLKKLGWANELSAGGHTVSKGNAFFAIDIDLTDDGLTHYRDVIVLIFQYIGMLKNSLPQKWIFTELQDISNATFKFKQAGNPSSTVSSLAKLLERDYIPVDKILAMGLLTEYEPDLITQYTDALIPENSRVTLISRGLDTDSSEKWYGTNYKILDYPEDLLKDIKSPGLNPALNLPRPNEFVSTNFKVDKLDDVKPIDEPMLLLSNGMSRLWYKKDDRFWQPRGYIYLTFKLPHTHASVINSMLSTLYIQMINDALKDLQYDAACADLRISFVKTNQGLDITASGFNEKLIVLLTRFLQGVVSFEPKKDRFEILKDKTIRHLKNLLYEVPYSQMSNYYNSLINERSWSTAEKLEVFEKLTFEQLTSFIPTIYEGVFFETLVHGNVKHEEAMEVDSLIKSLITNNIDNLQVSNNRLRSYLLPKGKSFRFETDLKDPKNVNSCIQHVTQLDVYSEELSALSGLFAQLIHEPCFDTLRTKEQLGYVVFSSSLNNHGTANIRILIQSEHTTPYLEWRINNFYETFGQILKDMTQEDFDKHKEALCNSLLQKFKNMSEESARYTAAIYLGDYNFTHRQKKAKLVADITKQQIIDFYESYIMGENASKLILHLKSQVENKELDESELEAAKYPSGQLIEDVGSFKSTLFVAPVRQPMKNFEVTAPAQAEK
- the ECM19 gene encoding Ecm19p, which codes for MRKNTLDMVSVGIVCLVGIYTGTKFFEPIVIDRLRKDGNLRSDVPIPDYDRDGNLVMPPPPTPPAQSPPPEQ
- the CCW14 gene encoding Ccw14p, which codes for MRTNTLLSSVISLALLSNEVLATPPACLLACVAQVSKSSSTCDTLNQVSCFCEHENSAIKKCLDSICPNNDADAAYTAFKSSCSEQNASLDDSSSSASSSASSSSKASSSSKASSSSKASSSASSSASSSIKASSSSSSVKASSSEQASSTEQVSSSKASSTEQFSSSTGKASTTAFSSSSIVSKVPVTSGNSTSTAIISTFSEGSGNVLEAGKSAFIAAVAALLI
- the ART10 gene encoding Art10p, whose product is MAPKVKVSLNPPYNGDFYSSNDQMSGVVNLQLKKPLSIRKITVILKGFSETLTKIDQEYMFQQNGMMIPGQDNRSFHTLLKFEQRVFPPDNVWNALDGSSKPFKVKPGAYDYSFQFDKFPKKPECLKNHTAKTIAFVTRSNARLPPTFNSHWQEFNKIDNLDLYFYAFGKVIYMVQVQIELGKAASWFKPFHRLIREIETFEFIPDPKNLIIEPDEDNDEEVAGLSNNNEFNGTSMNNELFNNSSLKVPSKDVKVVNGVGYIKSDRNFSQANSILIQDGDIRTRPTSSATSTRQPSRMANGMRVFSCPYQMGLPDGESSMRVEVRSRDLKQIYRKDYLFRSGSQNFDKVFLVMEGNISSLSKMQIVPRRIQLNLLETTTYLSQGIANGNYSSLKLIELDLNQPKSNKPLLNLNEIRESSDGSVFECELRLRDHPILRKLVFNEEDYRHRGNRLYSFKTCTIKRIFSFQLLIEWEINGIRKQSEVNINPVQVFCQIREHVEAEIPPRYVPPPTYTEMAT